One region of Planctomycetota bacterium genomic DNA includes:
- a CDS encoding sigma-54-dependent Fis family transcriptional regulator has translation MPKRTRSERRESKPLSDCLEQIRSALDKQDWDNAKRLGEKALRKLPSLSYSPFEEHLLYCHLGFACFSLAEYARSLDAFYKAYLTASKHNLEQVRVAYASFKMGLNFLVMMHINQALSQFHKVEQYCQKLTSYTFPMNKEMYVSTLINLAYCYLYKNDLGKAGQIIEQKLSPSLLSPSGEIYFMDYMHIKGEYLMSIKDYRQARQSFQISLKACEQADFPRGILEAKIHLAAIDLLENQLDSAFRILPDIMKEALCLKLNNLACEAGFLLCKCYSLKGLSRKASSIENRIKPVLSKLDTIWLYEKTREFDRLYQQLQGKTKHESRFIPQILVQTLDDRYENSVNKYTIVGNSPSMQEIYHLIEKISPTDMPVLIQGETGTGKELIANAIHNNSLRINKSYLPFNCGVLPETLVESTLFGHAKGAFTGAIEDKKGYIELASGGTLFIDEISNMSPSMQQKLLRVMEEKLLWRVGGQKPIPVDTRFVFASNQTIEQMVKQKLFREDLFYRINTIIINLPPLRDRGDDIPILAQHFLRKCSLSRKEIPERSEVPTNVGADISPSALALFTAYPWPGNIRELENEIKRICALYPDVNVIEESMLSNPIRSYINMNQSAIKSDSPLKELRNEIEKSIIIEVLKKNNGNITKAACQLNSDRSTLSKKIKQLKITISNVTKR, from the coding sequence ATGCCAAAACGCACTCGTAGTGAACGAAGAGAATCTAAACCATTATCTGATTGTCTGGAACAAATTAGGTCCGCCTTGGATAAACAGGATTGGGATAACGCCAAGCGTTTGGGCGAAAAGGCGCTAAGGAAACTCCCTTCCCTTTCTTATTCGCCTTTTGAAGAACACCTTTTATATTGCCATCTGGGATTTGCTTGTTTTAGCCTTGCGGAATATGCCCGCTCGCTGGATGCTTTCTATAAAGCATACTTAACCGCTTCAAAACATAATCTTGAACAAGTTCGCGTCGCGTATGCTTCGTTTAAGATGGGGCTTAATTTCCTGGTTATGATGCATATCAATCAGGCTTTAAGCCAATTCCATAAAGTAGAGCAATACTGCCAAAAACTCACGAGTTACACGTTTCCAATGAATAAGGAAATGTATGTTTCGACCCTGATTAATTTAGCTTATTGTTATTTATATAAAAACGATTTGGGGAAAGCAGGGCAAATTATTGAACAAAAACTTTCACCTTCCCTGCTGTCCCCGTCCGGCGAGATATACTTCATGGATTATATGCACATTAAAGGCGAGTATCTGATGTCAATAAAAGACTATCGCCAGGCACGCCAGTCTTTTCAGATATCCCTTAAAGCATGCGAGCAAGCGGATTTCCCGCGCGGCATCCTTGAAGCGAAAATACATCTTGCTGCCATTGACCTTTTGGAAAACCAGTTGGATTCCGCGTTTCGGATTTTGCCGGACATAATGAAAGAAGCATTATGCTTGAAATTAAATAACCTTGCCTGTGAAGCCGGATTCCTTTTATGCAAATGCTATTCTCTTAAAGGGCTGTCGCGTAAAGCCAGCTCTATAGAAAACAGGATAAAGCCTGTTTTATCTAAACTGGATACGATTTGGCTGTATGAAAAAACCAGGGAATTTGACAGGCTCTATCAACAATTACAGGGTAAAACCAAACATGAATCCAGGTTTATCCCGCAGATATTGGTTCAAACCCTTGATGACCGTTACGAAAATTCGGTTAATAAATATACCATTGTCGGCAATTCCCCCTCAATGCAAGAAATTTATCATCTTATAGAAAAGATTTCTCCTACGGATATGCCGGTTTTAATCCAGGGAGAAACAGGAACCGGAAAAGAACTTATTGCCAATGCCATACATAATAATAGCCTGCGTATAAACAAATCCTATTTACCGTTCAATTGCGGGGTGCTTCCCGAAACGCTTGTTGAAAGTACGCTTTTCGGCCATGCCAAAGGCGCTTTTACCGGCGCTATAGAAGATAAAAAAGGTTATATTGAACTCGCTTCAGGCGGAACGCTTTTCATAGACGAGATTTCTAATATGTCTCCGTCTATGCAACAAAAATTACTTAGGGTTATGGAAGAAAAACTTCTCTGGAGAGTGGGTGGACAAAAACCTATTCCGGTTGATACCCGCTTTGTCTTTGCCTCTAATCAGACTATTGAGCAGATGGTTAAGCAGAAGTTATTCAGGGAAGACCTGTTTTATCGTATCAATACTATTATAATCAATCTTCCTCCTCTTCGCGACCGCGGGGATGACATTCCCATCCTCGCTCAGCATTTTTTACGAAAATGCTCTCTTTCCCGTAAGGAAATTCCGGAGCGAAGCGAAGTCCCGACGAACGTCGGGGCTGACATATCCCCCAGCGCGTTAGCGCTTTTCACCGCCTACCCCTGGCCCGGCAATATCCGCGAACTAGAAAACGAGATAAAACGCATCTGCGCATTGTATCCGGATGTTAATGTTATTGAAGAATCAATGCTATCTAACCCAATCCGGAGTTACATTAATATGAACCAATCTGCTATCAAATCGGATAGTCCTCTTAAAGAATTACGTAATGAAATAGAAAAGAGTATTATTATAGAAGTTCTTAAAAAGAACAATGGAAATATCACCAAAGCGGCTTGTCAACTTAACAGCGACCGTTCAACTCTTTCCAAAAAGATAAAACAATTAAAGATAACCATCTCTAATGTTACCAAACGGTAA
- the hflX gene encoding GTPase HflX: MKSQRLMTVYRERAILVGTISPRHFGRDSTYVSPKDHQEDDPLAELEQLAITAGAIVVEKITQKKQKPDVAYYIGRGKVSELKELADKNDIDTVIFDNDLSPGQIRNLENELKIKVLDRTELILDIFVTHARSLQAKLQVELAQLEYTLPRLTHLWSHLSKIEGGVGIGQRGPGEKQLEMDRRIARDRITKLKREIEDINQHHKRTTENRSSYFNIALLGYTNAGKSALMNALTGTDCLVENKLFSTLDTKTQLWNPANHYKVLLSDTVGFIRNLPHHLVASFNATLQEVIDADLLLHIVDVFQPGIDQRIQAVDKVLEELGCSQKPRLLVFNKIDKIDPLEMQIVSKEFPDSVFISAKNKQGLDALAGRIVEFIAKDETLSTFSVSAGDGKFLSYLEEMGNIISKTYRDGMVRIKIRLSPHAKAKVMGYLEANKNKAK; this comes from the coding sequence GTGAAATCTCAAAGGCTCATGACTGTCTACCGCGAGCGCGCCATACTGGTCGGAACTATTTCTCCCCGACACTTTGGGCGGGACTCCACTTACGTTTCGCCTAAAGACCATCAGGAAGATGATCCGCTGGCCGAACTGGAGCAACTGGCTATTACAGCCGGCGCCATCGTTGTGGAAAAGATAACTCAGAAAAAGCAAAAGCCTGATGTCGCTTATTATATCGGCCGTGGCAAGGTCTCCGAACTAAAAGAATTAGCGGATAAAAACGATATCGATACAGTGATTTTTGATAACGACCTCTCGCCCGGACAGATACGTAACCTGGAAAACGAGCTGAAGATAAAAGTGCTTGACCGGACGGAACTTATCCTGGATATCTTCGTCACGCACGCCAGGAGTTTGCAGGCAAAACTGCAGGTGGAGCTTGCACAGCTTGAATACACGCTTCCCCGCTTAACGCACCTGTGGTCACATCTTTCCAAGATTGAAGGAGGCGTCGGCATCGGTCAGAGGGGTCCGGGCGAAAAGCAGCTGGAAATGGACCGCCGCATCGCGCGCGACCGCATCACCAAGCTGAAACGGGAAATCGAGGATATCAACCAACACCACAAGCGCACCACGGAAAACCGCTCGTCTTATTTCAATATCGCCCTCTTAGGATACACCAACGCCGGCAAATCCGCCCTGATGAACGCCTTAACCGGCACGGATTGCCTGGTGGAAAATAAATTATTCTCCACTTTGGACACCAAAACCCAACTATGGAACCCGGCGAATCATTATAAAGTCCTTTTAAGCGATACGGTCGGTTTTATCCGCAATCTTCCACACCACCTGGTCGCCTCTTTTAACGCAACTTTACAGGAAGTCATTGATGCGGATTTGCTCCTCCATATTGTGGATGTCTTTCAGCCGGGAATCGACCAGCGTATCCAGGCAGTTGATAAAGTATTGGAAGAACTCGGTTGCAGCCAGAAACCGCGACTCTTGGTATTCAATAAGATAGATAAAATAGACCCGCTTGAGATGCAGATAGTCAGCAAGGAATTCCCGGATTCTGTTTTCATTTCGGCTAAAAATAAACAAGGGCTTGATGCACTCGCCGGAAGAATCGTGGAATTCATCGCCAAAGACGAAACACTATCGACATTCTCCGTTTCAGCCGGAGACGGCAAGTTCCTTTCTTATCTGGAAGAAATGGGCAATATCATTTCAAAAACGTACCGTGACGGAATGGTCCGGATAAAAATACGCCTGTCTCCGCATGCTAAGGCAAAAGTGATGGGTTATCTGGAAGCCAATAAAAACAAGGCTAAATAG
- a CDS encoding N-acetylmuramoyl-L-alanine amidase gives MVRIFDFILSIGAVVSLLVATYLFTTDKNINDSFEELTGKKKSTAEGQMKIEIPEAVTSTQISSSPWKYVVIHHSSTKSGNARIFDRYHREEMKMKDGLAYHYVIGNGTKSGNGEVEVGERWFRKIPGLHCFDANMNEQSIGICLVGDFEKDKPTKAQMSALNDLLKRLQRDYHIPLENIIGHSSVDKGKTDCPGKLFPWDEMRRKLKQGQVAENTDR, from the coding sequence ATGGTCAGGATATTTGATTTTATCCTCAGCATCGGTGCGGTCGTATCGCTCCTGGTCGCTACATATCTTTTCACAACGGATAAAAACATCAACGATTCATTTGAAGAACTTACCGGTAAAAAGAAATCCACCGCGGAAGGTCAGATGAAAATAGAAATACCGGAGGCCGTAACGTCAACTCAAATAAGTTCCTCTCCCTGGAAATACGTGGTGATTCATCACAGCTCGACCAAAAGCGGCAATGCCAGGATATTTGACCGTTACCACAGGGAAGAAATGAAAATGAAGGACGGGTTGGCCTATCATTACGTCATCGGCAACGGCACCAAATCCGGGAACGGCGAGGTTGAGGTGGGCGAGCGCTGGTTTAGGAAGATTCCCGGGCTGCATTGCTTTGACGCCAACATGAACGAGCAATCAATCGGTATCTGCCTGGTGGGAGATTTTGAGAAAGACAAGCCGACCAAGGCGCAAATGAGCGCGTTGAATGATTTACTGAAAAGGCTGCAGAGGGATTACCATATTCCTTTAGAAAATATCATAGGTCATTCAAGCGTTGATAAAGGCAAGACAGATTGCCCTGGCAAGCTTTTTCCATGGGATGAAATGAGAAGAAAGCTGAAACAGGGACAGGTGGCAGAAAACACCGACCGGTAA
- a CDS encoding ferritin-like domain-containing protein: MADNKEKLVTYLQKALRMEYSDIFLYPRHATSFAKHPWLVQLFHNFGQAESRHADLVSLEISRLGGTAEWDFGFTEGMKTPAEIVRSHLASEKKAISIYKKCVKLASNSNLRNILQNILTEETIHEAALIKIRNWL, encoded by the coding sequence ATGGCGGATAATAAGGAAAAACTTGTTACCTACCTGCAAAAGGCTTTGCGGATGGAATACAGCGATATTTTCCTGTATCCGAGGCACGCCACATCTTTCGCGAAACATCCATGGCTGGTCCAGCTTTTCCACAATTTCGGGCAGGCGGAAAGCCGGCATGCTGATTTGGTTTCGCTGGAAATCAGCCGGTTGGGCGGAACGGCTGAATGGGACTTTGGATTTACGGAAGGCATGAAAACCCCGGCGGAAATCGTCCGGAGCCATCTTGCTTCAGAAAAGAAAGCCATTTCGATTTATAAGAAATGCGTTAAGTTGGCTTCGAACAGCAACCTTAGGAATATTCTCCAAAATATTCTTACCGAAGAAACAATTCATGAAGCCGCTTTAATAAAAATACGAAACTGGTTATAA
- a CDS encoding ferredoxin, whose product MKAIVDKEACTSCGLCVETCPDVFEMGTDDIAKVKVNPVPASAEACCKEAAESCPAEAIKIQ is encoded by the coding sequence ATGAAAGCAATTGTAGATAAAGAAGCATGCACCAGTTGCGGGCTTTGCGTGGAAACATGCCCTGACGTTTTTGAGATGGGAACGGATGATATTGCCAAGGTCAAGGTTAATCCGGTCCCGGCGAGCGCAGAAGCTTGCTGCAAGGAAGCAGCTGAATCATGCCCGGCTGAAGCGATTAAGATCCAATAA
- a CDS encoding O-antigen ligase family protein, which translates to MARIFHLLVLGLLSCAIVLKLLVCGSTAGTGVNIFITSFIIIAFLIRLVYQAFSGELRLINLLGLGGLLLVWAITIILSPLWAGYKFAAFGTAFIWLGDIMLFYLVIQLVMGVVSYQLSVVRLISGVFLATGAVIVCFALYQYLWGLEEMRQTIIANSSGGTSVPQELEEEFMSRVNANEPFGTFIYQNSLGGFLVLVIPIFLACSIYSFLKRNWKLVIGYWLLLVLMSFILYSTGAKGAWVAALISIILLFTIALWNRFNKPLRFIVPPVVIIGLAVLFWALWGNESMQTRFGYWQGAWGVIKNNLWTGVGLSNFADPYTMYKPVWAGETTTAHNVLLEVFSELGIIGIITFCTIWLIILIRGFKGINNLKTEENTPLPASPRGGEGKGVVVGVIIGAFVAFLLAQAFQGVFAISDIPEIGLAVFFIIWLVSFLLIYRIPITNYYITGLIAGICGFLLHSLVDFNFSEAGLSMSIWLAGGLLVGLVFKSKEHIIKTGFVLKATVLAVALAIVFLVNLWLVPRLILVDYMIDMSQEELISGRVEAGKKLAMALESNTWDIRPNLVMAPFLHMVNKPEKVRFDVWQKVIYGYINKAIELSPFSASLYFMKGTFLQEDAEMLAEWIKTESDIAQKVSFMRRRDERLKESAECFSNAVSLYPTKPEYMYRLGKALEAIDEIPAALEAYKQALRLNEGVKLKRLKLTPEMIKDIMRKSSLR; encoded by the coding sequence ATGGCACGTATTTTTCATCTATTGGTCTTGGGGCTTTTGAGCTGCGCCATAGTCCTAAAACTCCTGGTCTGCGGGAGCACTGCCGGAACCGGAGTGAATATCTTTATCACTTCTTTTATCATTATTGCCTTTCTTATTCGTCTGGTTTATCAGGCGTTTTCAGGTGAGCTTAGGCTGATTAATCTTTTGGGCTTGGGCGGATTGCTTTTGGTCTGGGCTATAACGATTATCCTTTCGCCTTTATGGGCAGGATACAAATTCGCGGCATTCGGCACGGCTTTTATCTGGCTGGGCGATATAATGCTGTTTTATCTGGTCATACAACTCGTAATGGGAGTTGTCAGTTATCAGTTGTCAGTTGTTCGTCTAATAAGCGGTGTTTTCCTGGCGACCGGAGCGGTGATAGTTTGTTTCGCCCTTTACCAGTATCTCTGGGGATTGGAGGAGATGAGACAAACGATTATTGCGAATTCCTCAGGAGGGACGAGTGTCCCGCAGGAATTAGAGGAAGAATTCATGTCACGCGTCAATGCCAACGAGCCTTTCGGGACTTTTATCTACCAGAACTCTTTGGGTGGATTTCTCGTTTTGGTTATCCCGATTTTTTTAGCGTGTTCCATCTATTCGTTTCTTAAACGTAATTGGAAATTGGTAATTGGTTATTGGTTATTGCTTGTCCTTATGAGCTTCATTCTTTACTCAACGGGCGCAAAAGGCGCCTGGGTGGCGGCCCTCATAAGCATTATCTTATTGTTTACAATCGCGTTGTGGAATCGATTCAATAAACCGTTGCGTTTTATCGTGCCGCCTGTTGTGATTATCGGGCTGGCGGTATTATTCTGGGCACTTTGGGGGAACGAATCTATGCAAACCCGGTTCGGCTACTGGCAAGGCGCCTGGGGGGTGATTAAGAATAATTTATGGACCGGGGTGGGGCTGTCCAACTTCGCCGACCCCTATACGATGTATAAGCCGGTCTGGGCAGGGGAAACGACTACGGCGCATAATGTTTTATTGGAAGTGTTTTCCGAATTGGGAATTATCGGCATTATAACTTTTTGCACTATCTGGCTTATTATCCTTATCCGCGGGTTTAAGGGGATAAACAATCTTAAAACAGAGGAAAATACCCCTCTCCCGGCATCTCCCAGAGGGGGAGAGGGAAAAGGTGTGGTGGTAGGCGTTATCATAGGGGCGTTCGTTGCATTCTTATTGGCACAGGCATTTCAGGGAGTCTTTGCCATATCGGATATCCCGGAAATAGGGTTGGCTGTATTCTTTATCATCTGGCTGGTTTCTTTCCTTTTAATATATAGGATACCCATCACTAATTATTACATTACGGGATTGATTGCCGGGATTTGCGGATTCCTTTTGCATAGTTTGGTTGATTTTAACTTCTCCGAGGCCGGGCTTTCCATGAGCATCTGGCTGGCCGGGGGATTGCTGGTGGGGCTGGTATTTAAAAGTAAAGAGCATATCATCAAAACCGGTTTCGTGCTTAAGGCAACGGTATTGGCAGTCGCACTTGCCATAGTTTTTCTGGTGAACCTGTGGCTTGTGCCGAGGTTGATATTGGTTGATTATATGATTGATATGAGCCAGGAAGAATTGATATCCGGCAGGGTGGAAGCGGGAAAAAAGTTAGCCATGGCGTTGGAGAGTAATACTTGGGATATCAGGCCGAATCTAGTAATGGCTCCTTTTTTACATATGGTTAATAAGCCGGAAAAAGTAAGGTTTGACGTATGGCAGAAAGTTATTTATGGATATATTAATAAGGCAATAGAACTAAGCCCGTTTTCCGCCTCGCTTTATTTTATGAAAGGGACGTTTCTGCAGGAGGATGCGGAGATGTTAGCGGAATGGATTAAAACAGAATCGGATATCGCGCAAAAGGTTTCTTTCATGCGCCGGCGAGATGAGAGGCTAAAGGAAAGCGCGGAATGTTTCAGTAATGCGGTTTCTTTATACCCGACCAAGCCGGAATATATGTATAGGCTTGGCAAAGCGCTTGAGGCGATTGATGAAATCCCGGCAGCGCTTGAGGCTTACAAACAGGCATTGAGATTGAATGAGGGCGTAAAGCTTAAGAGACTGAAGCTGACGCCTGAGATGATAAAGGATATAATGAGGAAATCATCCCTGCGGTGA
- a CDS encoding fibronectin type III domain-containing protein, with translation MKKILVVLGLLALLAQSVSADEAENAPSELTATSLSSSEVVISWSDNSSDETGFVIERKTAVTGTYAAIVTTTANTTVYTDTALSSFTTYYYRLSAVNDTETSAYSNEVPAVTFNRTTAGDMVLQWKAEGNNLRIRVSAPTAGWVAVGFKTAAGKKDANIIMGYVKKNGVFIEDNYGIGATNHAADTAGGGTDNVTEKTGTEAKGTTELVFTIPLDSGDDRDKKLVVGNTYNTMLAYGKTDNFTGMHTFFRVIKIKIQ, from the coding sequence ATGAAAAAGATATTAGTGGTTTTAGGCTTGCTGGCATTACTCGCCCAGTCCGTATCGGCAGATGAAGCAGAAAACGCGCCATCCGAATTAACGGCAACTTCCTTATCTTCTTCCGAGGTCGTTATCTCTTGGTCGGATAATTCCTCTGATGAAACCGGCTTTGTCATCGAACGCAAAACTGCTGTCACCGGCACTTATGCGGCGATTGTCACAACGACCGCCAATACGACCGTTTATACCGATACCGCGCTGTCATCATTCACCACGTATTATTACCGCCTCTCGGCAGTTAATGACACGGAAACGAGCGCCTATTCCAATGAGGTTCCTGCCGTTACATTCAACCGGACGACTGCCGGTGATATGGTTCTGCAGTGGAAAGCCGAAGGCAATAATCTCAGAATCAGGGTCAGCGCACCGACTGCCGGCTGGGTTGCAGTCGGTTTTAAAACTGCCGCGGGCAAAAAGGACGCTAATATCATCATGGGATACGTTAAAAAGAACGGGGTATTTATCGAGGATAATTACGGCATAGGCGCCACGAACCACGCCGCCGATACTGCCGGGGGAGGAACCGATAACGTCACGGAGAAAACCGGCACCGAAGCCAAAGGGACCACCGAACTGGTTTTCACTATCCCGCTCGATTCCGGCGATGACCGGGATAAAAAACTCGTCGTCGGCAATACCTACAATACGATGCTGGCTTACGGCAAAACGGATAATTTTACCGGCATGCATACGTTTTTCAGGGTCATAAAGATAAAAATCCAATGA
- a CDS encoding DOMON domain-containing protein, protein MKKIVLALFCLAIMAINNGFSCNTHDEQVSSGSSGAAVGQVTAAGVTMKWSVVGTDLSVTLSAQTAGWVAVGFNPTNRHQGANIIIGYVSGGVAFIEDNFGNGPTTHVTDGIQNVTEKTGTEAGGITEISFKIPLNSGDAQDQPLVVGTNCTIILAYGPADNFTTQHTSMGTALIRIQ, encoded by the coding sequence ATGAAAAAAATAGTATTGGCTCTTTTCTGTCTGGCAATAATGGCAATCAATAATGGTTTCAGTTGCAATACCCACGACGAACAGGTGTCATCCGGCTCTTCCGGCGCCGCCGTAGGACAGGTGACGGCCGCGGGTGTTACCATGAAGTGGTCTGTGGTGGGAACCGATTTATCCGTAACACTCAGCGCCCAGACTGCCGGCTGGGTCGCGGTCGGGTTTAACCCTACCAACAGGCACCAGGGCGCCAATATTATCATCGGCTATGTCAGCGGAGGCGTGGCATTTATCGAGGACAACTTCGGCAACGGCCCTACCACCCATGTTACCGATGGAATCCAAAACGTTACGGAAAAAACCGGGACCGAGGCCGGCGGCATTACCGAAATAAGTTTTAAAATACCGCTTAATTCCGGCGACGCCCAGGACCAGCCGCTGGTTGTTGGGACCAACTGCACGATAATATTGGCTTACGGTCCGGCGGATAATTTCACCACCCAACACACCAGTATGGGGACTGCGCTTATCAGAATCCAATAA
- a CDS encoding sigma 54-interacting transcriptional regulator: protein MKTGKPLSDQPDSLPAGKAGLAGYLEQIKSANTKQNWIQVKRLGKIVLKNLPNLAYSPSEEYLLFRRLGVAHYHLAEYSNSLDFFYKAFLAAFRHKLNQADIACAIFMMGSNFIAIRNIPQALAHFQKVEEYYKKYGDNNPPMDKDIYIDTLLSLAYCYLYKNDTEKAREIIEEKLSVYRPDAFDGISFIDYTHLKGEYLAAAEKYADARKCFDECITMGKQINFPVSILEAKIHLALIDIMESETDSGIQTLRAVMKESRKLKLNDLFCESGLLLSKCYIIQGLPDKAVLIENRIKLNLSKLDTVWLYEKMREFEKLYRQLTTVSKVKSQIAPEILVRTLNSRYEKSPHKEIVIGVTPLMQEIWQLLEKIAPTDLPVLIQGETGTGKELIARAIHQNSLRASRSCLGFNSGAVAETLLESTLFGHAKGAFTGAIEEKKGYIELASGGTLFVDEIANMSLGMQQKLLRVMEEKLLWRVGDSKPIQIDTRFIFASNQDIEQMVKNKTFREDLFYRINAIVINLPPLRERGDDIPLLINHFLSKYKTHDAQRMTQDSQRITPDAQRLLSSYPWPGNIRELENEIKRICVLYPNAKTIEEPILSDSIRNYKKTPEPFKQILNMKEATDAFQRSLIIETISQCQGNMTQAARQLGYARQSLYDKMKQLKITPETVVKK from the coding sequence ATGAAAACCGGAAAGCCTCTATCCGACCAGCCCGACAGCCTGCCTGCCGGAAAGGCAGGTCTGGCGGGTTACCTGGAACAAATCAAATCCGCCAATACCAAACAAAACTGGATTCAAGTAAAGCGCCTGGGGAAAATCGTTTTAAAAAACCTGCCTAATCTGGCTTATTCTCCATCCGAAGAATATCTTTTGTTTCGCCGGCTGGGTGTCGCCCATTATCATTTGGCGGAATATTCAAACTCCCTGGACTTTTTCTACAAAGCATTCCTGGCCGCCTTCAGGCATAAACTCAACCAAGCCGATATCGCCTGCGCGATTTTTATGATGGGAAGCAATTTTATCGCTATCAGGAATATACCGCAAGCCCTGGCTCATTTCCAGAAAGTGGAAGAATACTATAAAAAATACGGGGATAATAATCCTCCGATGGATAAAGATATCTATATTGATACGCTTTTAAGCCTGGCGTATTGTTATCTATATAAAAATGATACGGAAAAAGCACGTGAGATTATAGAAGAAAAACTTTCTGTTTACCGGCCGGACGCGTTTGACGGAATCAGCTTTATAGATTACACCCACCTTAAAGGGGAATATCTGGCGGCAGCCGAAAAATACGCCGATGCCCGTAAATGTTTTGACGAATGTATCACGATGGGAAAACAAATTAACTTCCCGGTAAGCATCCTCGAAGCAAAAATACACCTGGCCCTAATTGATATCATGGAAAGCGAAACAGATAGCGGCATCCAAACCTTGCGCGCCGTAATGAAAGAAAGCCGGAAGTTAAAGCTAAACGACCTCTTCTGTGAATCAGGGCTCCTTTTAAGCAAATGTTACATCATTCAAGGTCTTCCCGATAAAGCCGTGCTTATCGAAAACAGGATTAAGCTTAATTTGTCCAAACTTGACACGGTTTGGCTCTATGAAAAAATGCGCGAGTTCGAAAAACTCTACCGCCAATTAACCACCGTATCGAAAGTCAAATCGCAAATCGCTCCCGAAATACTCGTTCGCACCCTTAATTCACGTTATGAAAAATCACCCCATAAAGAAATTGTCATAGGCGTCACTCCCTTAATGCAGGAAATCTGGCAACTGTTAGAAAAAATTGCTCCGACCGATTTGCCCGTTTTAATCCAGGGGGAAACCGGCACGGGAAAAGAACTCATCGCCCGCGCTATCCACCAAAACAGCCTGCGGGCATCCCGTTCCTGCCTCGGATTTAATTCCGGAGCGGTTGCCGAAACTCTTTTGGAAAGCACGCTTTTCGGCCATGCCAAAGGCGCTTTTACCGGCGCTATTGAAGAGAAAAAAGGCTATATTGAACTCGCCTCCGGCGGAACGCTTTTCGTGGATGAGATTGCCAATATGTCGCTTGGTATGCAGCAAAAACTTCTAAGGGTCATGGAAGAAAAACTTCTCTGGCGTGTCGGTGACTCAAAACCAATTCAGATAGATACCCGTTTTATCTTTGCCAGCAATCAGGATATTGAGCAGATGGTCAAGAACAAAACCTTCCGTGAAGACCTGTTCTATCGTATCAACGCCATTGTAATTAACCTTCCGCCTCTGCGCGAACGCGGGGATGACATTCCCTTGCTGATAAACCACTTCCTCTCCAAATATAAAACGCATGACGCCCAACGCATGACGCAAGACTCACAACGCATAACGCCCGACGCACAACGCCTCCTCTCCTCCTACCCCTGGCCCGGCAATATCCGCGAACTGGAAAACGAGATAAAACGTATCTGCGTATTATACCCAAATGCAAAAACCATCGAAGAACCAATACTCTCAGATTCAATCAGAAATTATAAAAAAACGCCCGAACCGTTTAAACAAATCTTGAACATGAAAGAAGCAACTGATGCCTTCCAAAGGAGCCTTATCATCGAAACGATTAGCCAATGCCAGGGCAATATGACCCAAGCCGCCCGCCAGCTCGGCTATGCGCGCCAAAGCCTTTACGATAAAATGAAACAGCTTAAGATAACTCCGGAAACTGTCGTGAAAAAGTAA